A segment of the Daphnia pulex isolate KAP4 chromosome 10, ASM2113471v1 genome:
TCAACAAGAAATCATTAGGGCTAATGGCATATGATTGTTTCCAGCTGGATGGAGGATTCACCATCCACTGCGAAATAGGCAATTGGGTTCTAAAGGGAATCAAGTCCGGTAAGTCGACAGACAAACTGACCCGAGACGTACCTATTAATCCGTTCAGTTCCAGCGATCAGCTGCTCCGGAATCAATTAGAAGAACTCTTCCACAACAGGACATTGACCGATGTGACCCTAGACGTCGGTGGTCGTAGCTTTGAGGCTCACAAAGCCGTTTTGGCATCGAGAAGTAAAGTATTTGCTGCCATGTTTGTCCATGAAACGGCGGAGAAGCTGTCCAATCACGTAGACATTCCAGATGTGCATCCGGACGTGTTCCAGGAAGTCCTCCGCTTCATTTACACCGGCCGGGTGCCGTTGGAGAAGTTGACTGCTGCTCTCTTGGCTGCCGCTGATAAATATCTGCTGGAACAGCTGAAACTCGAGTGTGAAACTCAGTTGATTCACCGGATGACCGCTGAGAATTGTCTGGAGCTGCTAGCACTCACCGATCCGCACCATCCGGCCCAGCATTTGAAGAAGTTTGCAGTCGATTTCTACCGACGATTCCCTTGTGAAGTGATGGCAACGGACGGATGGAAATTAGCCAAAGATGAGAACGCCGGGTGGCTGAAGGAATTGGAACACCGCCATCCCACTCATTAGTTAGGcgattttgttattcaattttgaataaacGATGTTAATCTATAAAGTtaataatgaattttattagtcagaaatcaaagaagaaataagtaaCAATAGTCGAGGGGAAGGGCGATGTAACGATAATCAACGCCAGCAAatggtgaaaagaaaaagggaatttagttttttcctACCTTAAAACTTGGGAAATATGGCCAGGCATTATCAGCACGCAGAAAAGTTGAAGTAATCAGACAGGATATAGGAAGAAATGGCGTcctcctcgtgaatacacccagtCACCCGCACTCTCAATGGGCGTACTCGAGGACAGAGAGGATTTCAAGAAAGAGGAAAGGGAGATAAATTGATGGATTTTCTAATCAAACGGAATGCTGCTGATCtacttgaaaatttaaaaaaaaaaaaaggtgatggaaaaaaatatttacggGAACCACAAATAAGGAAATGTTCAAAGTGAGATGGTGGGTAAACATAAACTTATAAACAGTCGAATATTTCCATGTAGCACATTGCACGACATGCATTATATAAATTTATGTATAATAGGCCTAGCTGAAACTGGAATAATAGTGtcacttgaaaataattaccttATCGTTAAAACTGAGACCATTTCTCAAGACTAATGTACAGGTTAATACAGAGTACAAGTGAAACTTTCATTTCTTGGCTACTTGGTATGGTATGGTATGGTTACTTGGCTAGCACAGGTCCCCAATCTCCACAAGGCAAAAGGGTTACACCCTAAATAAACTGCCATGCCATTGACAAGGTTTACTTTAGTATGATAAGTGCTTGTCAGGAATGTACCAAATTTTGCAAACTTGTAACAGAAACATAACaggtttctcctttttaaataattagacTCTACAAACAATTTTACCAGCAGTAAGGGTACCATTTAACGAGAGTCACGAGACatgacgaccacattttttgtaatttaatttgttgttctatttttcgtgcagccattAGCGTCGTTGCCAAATGTAGATTTATGCTCCCTATCGGCATCCCCGGTTCCCCGCCAAGTTTAAAAtctttaaaccaaaatttggCATCCGTAAATAAACAAAGAGAAACTCGGGAAAGACCAGGGAGAAAGTAAAGAGAtataaaagtaataaaatgATGTAATTTGTGTTagcaaaaaagagaaattttattgaaatgagTAAAAGGGAAGGTATCAAAGCCTGAATTCCTTTGAATTTGATGATGGCCGTTGAGCGATGAGAATTTGATTAGATAAATACATATACTTCCACCGAGATGAAAGGGGGAAGGGCTTGCAAAATTTTGCCATCATGGATCTGATTCCATGGGTATAGTCCGTCGTCACATATAAATATTACTTcgatattatttattcatttaaattcagAAGATTACCTATAATtctatatttgaaatttaccgCTACATTTGGATTAAATGTGGTACCTAACGATCAATGCGCCGTCTGCGTCCAGCTTTCGGTACCGCGGGAGTCAATGTCGCATTGCTCACGACTAGTCGACGCTAGATGTCGTTCGGGAGCTATCAGATTGATAAACGCTTGGAACATTCACGACTGTTGGACACTAACACGTCCTTCCATCACGTGAATGCGATTACAACATAGCGGGAAGTAGAACGTGGCACGACATTCCTCCTCCCTCCTCCTGCTTTCTAGCGTGACGAGTGTAAACAACTCGGCAGATTAGAGAGAGGGGTTCCCCGATCAGCTCGTGAAGGTTTTCTGGTTTTGATTTCTATCTCCAACATTGCATCCAATTTCTCAACAGGGAATTTGATAAATTTCGACCACTTTTAGACATAGATTTTGATTGAGTGCATGTAAAATGGAGGAATGTGAATGAAAGTTAGTCCAAgtgttaattttattatttcagtcGGCCTTATTAATTATGACTATTTGCAACCTCGTCCACACAAGAATTTGTTTGGATTGATTTCCTTATATAGCTGTAAGGTATTTCCAACTGCAATTTATAACCAGATGGCCTTGATGAGGAATTAGTAGAGAAATTTTGCGTCGACTTCTGACCTCCACCTTGACGTGTTCCTTCACCGTGTGCAAATccttgcaaaataaaaaaacttgctGATGGCAAACACGAAACTGGTTATAACCGGGTTACATATCTAAACGAATTTAGTGAACCAACTATATGTACATCAAACTTGACGCAACCAATTTTTTTGCCAGTCGTCATCTTCGTGGAATTGATAATAGGCCTATAACATCAAAGCCAGTCAGCCCTATCTGTGTATATGTCAACGACTTCATCAACTTAAGATTTTAAGATCCAAATAGGCCTATGtttgggggagaaaaaaattcccgaaaatAATTGGCGACCTTTTCCCGTTATGACGCAACTTTTGCGAAGACGACAAATAATAAGATAATTGCTGTACGACTGATAAGAACTTGCCGGAACTTGccgtttgatttttcaaatgccCAGTAGAAATGGTGCCGCCCGGGCCAGTTATATTTTGTCAAATGTggtcaaataaataaagtatTCCAAAGATACTTGTATAAGGAAAGTAGCGCTAAAAGATTGCATGACATTGCAATTGTTTTAACAAGAATCGGTGAATGTTGTTACATTGCGGTGAAACGCCCAAAAGTCGTGATTGCTCATTAACAATTTTCGCTTTAATtccagacgacgacgacactgaTATATCTTTGCTGGCGATCTACTCTGCTACTCTGCACGAATCCGTGTCAGCAGTATATACTGCTTATAcacatgctgctgctggtgactCTTGTATAGATTGAGCAACTTCGCTGTACTTTCTGCCATTTCTCTTCTTGCCTTGTATAAGTTGCTGTACATGCATCTATAATTTTCGCTGGAAATTGCAATTTGTTTGGTCAATAAGGACGCGCATAAAAGGACTGATATCAGATTATGGCTGATTGTCAGCGTTGCCAGCACTCGTCCTCTATGTATTCGATccattaaaatattatattatatccgAGAGCGCTGGCGATGGAGGGGAATTCCCAGCGCgtgaaatgaaatacaataaacaatcaaaaaaaaaattaaataattatagaaagaaaaaacctgttaaagaagagaaaggctCCCGGTTGgcttgttctctctctctctcccgttccgtgtgtgtgtgtctgttatGCAACTCTCTattcacgcacacacacacaaagtgtgAAGGCAGCAGCAACGCCAGAAGGGAAAAGGGAACGTTGAAAACCTGTTTTGCATATACCTATACAGTCTTTAATTCGTCTATGTTATTTCATCGGTGCCTATTCTATATAACTATATAACTGTTGTGTCGGACATGGGAGGCGCCAGTCGTCTTTCGGCAACACTCGAGGACCGATCGTCCACAGCAGCAATTCCAACCCAAAGTCTCTTAACTATATCCTACGTTAATATTTCTTTGACAAATTCGATCTAGACATTTCACAGTTGACAGTGATTGAAACTTGTGACTGCTTTTTAAGTGCTTGTGTCTTTACAGTGTGACATTCTTTTACGCCAATCAACTAAGGTAAGGCTAACAGTCTCTCAATTGACACTTGCCCATTCATTTACCTACTAGACCAGTTTTCGTCCGGTTTCGAAGAAATGAAAGTTGAGCTCATTATTTCGCCTATATAATGGCGCGAGACTCAGTTGAGTCGGCTGCCCACCTCACAATTCGCGggaaattaaaacatttctttctgggtttttttcttcttcttctgagaACCGTTACGACTCACGTGCGCCTTTTCTATCGATTTTTAGTCGGAACCAATTCGTTATATAAGGAGTTCAAGGAATGCTTTCCCAACCGCTTCCAGCAAATTTAGCGCAGCCCAACAaggccaacagcagcaactgcgagacgcagcagcagcagcatcagtcttcccagcagcatcagcagcagcagcagcacgccaAATTAATGCGCATCAAACACAACCAGTTGGTGGTGAATCAGGTGGACGAAAAAGCCCCGCCGCCGTCCGTTTGCCTCGTCATGGAGGAAAACCTTCGAATGCGCAGAGCCATCGGCGATGTAAAATTTTATACACATTTCTTTATTAGATTTTGTGGGTTGAATTCTTTCCGCTCATGCGATGTGggtcgattctttttcttccccttggTTCCATGCAGGCGGTGATGACTCTGACCCAGTGGGTCCACGAGACGAAAGATCAAAACGGCAACGTTGCCTCGTTGGTCGACCGGATGAAGGAATCGGTGCAGAAATACAACAGCCAGCCGGAAGACGTGCTCAAAGCCATTGCCACCCAGGTTTgatcttttgtcattttttaaaataccaaatttaattcatttaaaacaaattatttgtacGAATCCGGTCAGATGGAAGCGCGTGAATCCGAATGGGCGGCTGAGCGGCTGGCCTTCCAAGAGAAGGAGCGCGTttgtaaacaaattattttcaacctTCAGCAAGATAATTACAGGCTCAGGAAATCGCGCATCGTAAGTTATTAATTATTCCTGATGTTAAAACACTTGAATTCATTCAAAtctattgttaattttaataGTATGCGCTGACACCGCGCGGACCGAGCGCCTACTGAACTCTTCATTTGTATTGCGTAGGCCTATGGCTAATTAGGTTTAGTAATTGTCTGACTATATTCTATGTATAATCATCTCGAAAGTGTGTGCATCAATCGCGGCGTGAGATACTGaatcgttttgtttgtttttctaatcCAAATGGGTTGCGTTATTGAGTTTGGCTGATGATGAAACCGTTCAACGTTTTATTAATgcaaaagaaagttttttttttcctacctaTATTGTTTTATACAAATTATAACTGGAACATTGTATGCAGTTTGGATtaataaaaagtatttttctcgatttttctttggaaatcgAAAGTATATCATTGCGAATTTGTTACGTcatttacttttaaaaaaataataataaaataatgaagtcgttcaaactcaattttttttaagataatcGGGCTTGTCATTTCCAGATGGCACGTCGAATTTGTTACGGGGGAAAAAGTCTTAATCGTTCAAAacacaatttcatttgatccTTGTATGGTAATTAGAGTTGGCGATGcgaaacgaaatcaatttttctcaTTCTAGCGCGGATCTGGCAAATTGCCACTCCCCAATGTATAACAGCAGACGGCACGTAGGCACCAGTTGCCCCAATCTAATTGCGTGCTgatgtttttaaatgttgtgcAATAATTCGGGATAATGGAACATCAGGTGGGCTGTCCCAGCAGCACCCACCAGCACCTGCTATATTTCATTATAATATATAGTCGATTCGAGAATAAGAGTTTAAAGAGATTCGTTTTATATATAGATTAAATATATTGGCCAAATAGGCTAATGATTGTTGCTCTATAATTGAACACCGAGGGTGGAGAGGATATAGCCTACTCCGGAGCATCTTGCGA
Coding sequences within it:
- the LOC124204602 gene encoding speckle-type POZ protein-like A, encoding MAIPVGPLRPLLADSWCDTRCELVSFSFEWTIHGLVLEGPWGKWIPPLKSSEFYSEENPRNKWHLTLCEDGPNDASADFKVILHLFNSINNNCVKLAEVRVKVAILNRKREKMFPQTHRLLLGTTTPVTVLQINKKSLGLMAYDCFQLDGGFTIHCEIGNWVLKGIKSGKSTDKLTRDVPINPFSSSDQLLRNQLEELFHNRTLTDVTLDVGGRSFEAHKAVLASRSKVFAAMFVHETAEKLSNHVDIPDVHPDVFQEVLRFIYTGRVPLEKLTAALLAAADKYLLEQLKLECETQLIHRMTAENCLELLALTDPHHPAQHLKKFAVDFYRRFPCEVMATDGWKLAKDENAGWLKELEHRHPTH
- the LOC124204604 gene encoding uncharacterized protein LOC124204604, producing the protein MLSQPLPANLAQPNKANSSNCETQQQQHQSSQQHQQQQQHAKLMRIKHNQLVVNQVDEKAPPPSVCLVMEENLRMRRAIGDAVMTLTQWVHETKDQNGNVASLVDRMKESVQKYNSQPEDVLKAIATQMEARESEWAAERLAFQEKERVCKQIIFNLQQDNYRLRKSRIYALTPRGPSAY